ATTCAAACTCTCCATTCCTGTAGGCGATCATTGAATCAGAAGTATTAACAAGACGGTAGGCCCAGCTGCCTGGTAAACCAAAAAGAAGGAAATATAAGATAGGCGAACTGAAACTATCGGTTATATTTTCTGACAATGATTCAATGACACAGGAACAAATCTCTTCCTCTGTCAGAGTCTCTGTATTCCTGCTCACCAGATGATAGGATGTCAATTTTCGGGCTTCAACAAGATTTCCATTCTCAAGTTCTTTTTTTATATGATACCCGCTTATTAAAAGAGCTCGGACTGAACATGAGGCTATTAACAGAGGGACACTCAGAAATACAAATAAAAGTGAATAGGAACTAAAAACACTCGAAAGGAGGATCATGAACCCTGCAAACAGGAAGACCCCTGAAAGAATAAGCAGGGTTCCCCATAAAAACTCGATTCTTTTGCTTCCTTTGGGACAAATTTTCCAGAACCATTGGATGTAAGACCCCATCCAGACTGTGGGATGAAATTGTGTAGGGGGTTCACCCAGGATTAAATCCAGGAGAAAAGCAGATACAAGTATTATTTCAGGCATAATATTTTATATCATATCAACAAAAAAAAGGCATTGCCGTTTTTTATGATTAATTAGCAGTATTCAGTGATAAAATTCTTTACCTCAAAAAAAAATTATGCATTTGATTATATATCATTCAACATGTACTATGGAATTTCGTTGTTTTGTCGATTATTAAAACAGTAAATATTATGCACAATAAAACAGATGGTCAGAATTTAAAAAAACTTCAAAATCTCAATGCTCCTGAACTTGTTTCATTGGTTACAACTCTAGAAGAAGAAAGAGAATCATTAATCAGTCAGGTTGGTGAACTTGCTATGGAGTTGAAAAATCTTAAGAAACAGAATTCTGATCTGCACAGACGTGTTGTTATCAATCACAAGACCGGTCTGCCAAATCATGTCAAGGCAAATGAAGATATTAACAAACTACTGGATAATCGTCTGGAGCAGGATGATATGTCTCCTATTGCTTTCATTCTTGTTAAATTAAATGAAAACTTTGAAGCCATCAATAAAGCCCTTAAACCGACAATCAGCGAATGGGTACTCTATCAGATTGGTGTGAGACTGACAGAGCTCAGTGGACTCGAAAATATTGTTTATCATACAAGAGAAGATGAATTCCTGATTGTTTATCAAAATATCAGAGACGAGAGTCGTCTTCACATGTTTCTGCAGCTCCTGAATGAAGAACTGAAACGTCCCCACATCTTCTCTGGATACAATATTTCAATGGATTCCAGTTGCGGCATCTCTCTTTTCCCCAAACATGGACTGGAAAGAAATACACTCCTCCACAACTCCGATATTGCCTTGAGTTACGCTTTTAAACAGCACTTTTCCTATACCATATTTACAGAAGAGATCAGCAACCTTGTCATTCAAAAGATGGAACTTCAAAACAGCATTATCAAGGCTCTGGAAAAGCAGGCAATCAAGGAATTGGATAAACAGTTCTACCTGAACTACCAGCCCATCATAACTATAGAAGTCAATACAAAATCATTCACTGTAGTCGATGTGAAAGCTGAGTCTCTTATTCGCTGGAATCACCCTGAAAAAGGCAGTATCAAACCGGATGATTTCATTCCACTGGCTGAAGAAACTGGTCTGATCATTCCACTGGGGAACTGGGTTCTCTTCAGAGCCGCTCGTCAACTGCAGAACTGGCACAACCGGAATTTCAATGATATTCAAATATCTGTAAATGTTTCTCCCCGGCAGTTTTACAATCCAGAACTAGTGGAAACTTTCAAACGAATGATAGAGACCTATGATATTGACCCGGCGGATCTTAAGATAGAGCTGACAGAAAACAGCTTGATAGATAACCCGGTCAATGCAATCAGCAAACTGAATCAGCTCAGAGAGGCAGGTTTCCATATCTCTCTTGATGATTTTGGAACAGGATATTCCTCCCTGAACTATCTCAAGGATCTACCAGTTGATACTGTTAAAATTGATAAATCCTTTGTTGATAAGGTACATAACAGTTCACTGGATCAGTCCATACTGAAGGGGATTCTCTATTTTATCAGAGAACTAAATCTCGATTTAATTGTTGAAGGTGTTGAGACTCTGGAACAACTGAAAAGTCTGATTGAAATGGGATGCCGAACCTTTCAGGGTTATTACTTTTCATCTGCTTTGTCAGAAGATGATTTTATCAATTACCGTCAAAAGATTCTTGGTAAGAAATTCAATGTAAGGTCATCGAACCTGACTGACTAAATCCATTTTTTCCATTTCCTTTTCAATATAAACCATAAGCAAACCGGCAACTCTCCAATAGGCATGTCTGTTTAGATGAATATTATCCAGGAAGATTCTTTCTCCCTTTCCAAATTCAGAATATATATCCACCAGGGGATATCCTGCATTGTCAGAATATGATTCAAGAGCGGGAATCAGAACTGTCCTGATGGGAGTGTCATGAATGCCGAAAGCATTCAAACCGCAGGGAGGAGGAGTCATAAGAATCACCGAATCCCCTGGAGTTCTGATGGTTTCAATAATGTTCTCCAAACCCAGAATATATGCATTAGATGAAATCCAGTTGTTTTTCTTTGTATCATTGCTGCCCAGCATGATGACGATTATCTGGGGATCCCAATTCAAGATTTCCTCATAAGAGTTATTCAGATAAAAATCATCTCCCCAGGTGGCACAGGCACCGTTTATGCCAAAGTTCATAACTTCATAGGGGTGGGAGAGCCTGCGGCCCAGTTGTGCCGGGTAACTATTATAGCTTCTGAAGGGAAGAGCGTATCCATATGTGAGACTATCTCCGACACAGGCTATCCGGATGGAAGAAAGCTCTGCTGATGGATTGGCAAAGAGTGTCACTGTGATCATGAATAAGAGGGGAAATATAATAATCATCCTGAAATTAGTCATTCTCACAATTATAATGTATCTTATTGATAATGTTCAATTCATTTTAAGGAGACTCTACAGAATGGGATTCACTAAAGAGATCAATCCGGAAGTACTCCATCATATACAACTTATGGCCGGAAAGGATAACCGTCAGGATGACAGTTATCTTAAGGAGTTGATCAAAGCCTGGCAGAAAAAAGAAAGGACTTTCATGAATCAAGTCCGTTCTTTTCACATGACCATTGAATCTGAGATTCAGGCACAGGAAAAGAGAGCCTTTATTGCTTTGACTTATTCGGGGTCTATTTTAGGTGTCGGTCCTAGTCAGTCCAACGGTTCCAGGCAAGTGATATATGCCAGTGTCGGTCAACGCAGAGACGTACCGGAAAAACTTTTAGAAGATAATCTCGTATTGAAAGGTCCTGTAAAACTGGATAAGGAAATCTCATTTACCGGTGGAACACTCCAAAAGAGTTCACCCGTTTATAAAATTGCACTGATGAATGATATTTTGCCTCAGAAACAGACACAACAGTTGGAAGATGCCACTAGAATCATGACAAGAGAATTTGTAAGCATCAATAATACGATAGTACCGGAATAAATTATGATCCCCACAAATCATCAGCAATTATTAAGTGAACTAAGCAGGATTGCAAATGCACAGACTCCGGATCATCTCCCCCTTGTATCCGCTCATTTAGACCTTGCCCAGAGTGCATTAGACAAGCAGAGTCCACTTATCAGGCCCTGTGACAAAGAGGGAAAGGGGGGGGGATTACTATTCCTGAATACCGACATTCCTCTGCTGATCCTACCAGACCTTCATGCCAGAAAGGATTTTCTTTTAGCTCTGCTCCAGACTTCTCTTGAAAGGGGTGGGACAGTTCTGGAGGGTCTTCAGGACAAGAGTATCCAGATCCTTTGTGTAGGCGATGGTTTCCATGCTGAAAAAAGAGCTTATAAAAGATGGCTCCGCAGTCTTGAAGAATATAAGGGATATTATAGAAAGCATAAGTACATGGACCAGGAAATGTCCGAAAGCCTGGGATTAATGCAGATGGTGATGCTGTTGAAATCTTTTTTTCCGGATCATTTCTTTTTTCTGAAAGGGAATCATGAAAATATTCTCAATGAAGAAGGCCGCGGGAATCATCCCTTCGGAAAATTTGTTTATGAAGGGGAAATGGTTCGATCCTGGACTGAAAAATTCATGGGAGAAGCCTTTTTAAATGCCTATTCTGAATTTGAACACTCTCTGGCCTTTATGGCACTTGGGAAGAGTCTGATTGTCTCACATGCGGAACCGCAGGAATATTACAGCCCTGAAGAAATCATTGGTATACATGAATCTGATCGAATCAAACTTGGTTTGACCTGGACGGCAAACGATCAAGCCCCGGAAGATTCTGTTCCATCGATCCTGGATGATTATTCAGAGCGCTTCAACAGAGATTTTACACATTATATTGGGGGTCACAGAACCATCAACTCTCTATATAATCTCAGGGCTTCAGGAAAGTTCATACAGATTCATAATCCCCTGAAAAGAATTGTATTGTTCACTGACCAGAGAGAAACTTTTGATCCTGTCATTAATATTACTGATCTAGACACAATAAGGAGTCTGCCTTTATGATCCGCACCCCTTCAAAAATAGGTAAATATGAGATAGAAGGCAAGATTGCCGAAGGGGGAATGGGCGCCGTTTTCAAGGGGACACACCCGACCCTGGACAGACCTGTTGTTCTTAAAAAACTCATGATGAGTACAAATGAGCATCTTATTGAAAGATTCCGCAGAGAAGCCAAGATCATGATGGAATTCAGCAACGAGAACATTGTTCGCGTATATGATCATTTCAAGAATGCCTCTGCCTACTACATTGTCCAGGAACTGGTGGATGGTAAATCTGTTGATCTTATTTTGAAAAAAGAAAGATATCTTCGATATGATGAGGCTCTTTACATCTTTTATTATGCCTGCAAAGCTCTGGATTATGCCCACAAGAACCAGGTCGTACATAGAGATATTAAACCGGCGAATATTCTGGTTTCTAAAAGTGGAGAAATCAAACTGGTTGATTTCGGAATTGCCCAGTCTGATGAAGAAGAGGAATCATTGACCAAAGAGGGGATGGCCCTGGGAACCCCCTCCTACATGGCTCCGGAACAGTATGATGACTCTCGCAACGTTACTTTTAAAGCAGATATTTATTCCCTGGGTATCATGTTGTATGAAATGGTCACAGGGAAGAAGCCTTATCCGGGGAAAATGAATCCCGATACAATGATGAAGATTCAGAAAGGAAAATTCACCGCTCCCAGAAGGGTAAATCCCACATTGCCTCCTGGAATCGACTGGTATATTAAAAAATGTATTCAAGCCAAACCGGAAAAAAGAGCGGCATCCGTTGCCATACTGCTGATAAAACTTGAAAAGTGGTTTCAGGCAGCCGACATCGACCGAATCAGAAAGGACCTGATCGGAATTGTAAATGATCAGGAAAGGGCGGCCTTTAAACCCGTTAAAAAAAGATCTCCCGTCAAATGGATAGGCCTTCTGATCCTATTGATAATAATCGCAGCAGGGGGATACACCCTTTATAGGATGGGAATCCACACCAGAACCCTTTACGCCGCGGACTATGGTGGCTTCAAGCTGTCTCAACAGATAAAGGACCCTCAGAATCCAATAGAAAGCTATCGGATGGAAACTACCGTATTCCATGATGACAGGGGGCGGATATCAGATGAGAGAGTGAAAACGGTGTACTACAAGGCTGAGAGAGTCCTGGAAGACGGCTCATTTATGATTGAATCACCCGATATTATTCTTAAACCAGGCTCCTATTGGCTGAAATCATTGATCAATGAAAAAGTATATTGGCAGAATATTTTTATCCCCCCCTTCAGTAACTCGGGATTCCTTCTGAAACCTGCTCCTGTATCGACCATCGTGCTGAATTGGCCGACACCGAAACCAAAGCCGCTCACAGTTAAAATAGATGTGCGCAGCAGAGATGACGGAAGTGACCTTAATCAGAAAGCCGCATTAACAGTCGAGATCAATAATCAATTTATACCCATTGAAAAAATGAAACAGAAATTGCTGACTGGTAAAAACTATAACTTCAAGGTGGAAGCCGATGGCTATTATCCTCAGATCTATGATCTGGGCATCAAGGTTCATCAGGATCATTTAATACTGAATCCGCAGTTGGTGCCCATTGAGGGCTATATTAGATTACAAAGCTCTCAGAATCCATCCGAATCAGTATCCATACTGATAAATGGAAAAACTATGGTACAACCCGGCGGCTTATCCTCTGAAATGATTCATTCTTCTGACTTGACCAAGCTCAAAAAGATACCTTTGAATCCAGGTTTATATTCCTTTGAATTTATAGCCGGAAAGATTCATAAGAGTATCGATCTTACAATCAGGAGTGAAGAAGAAACTGTTCTGACACTGGAAGTCATCACAGAAAAGAATAGAATTCGAGAATTAAAACTTAAGGAGTGAACTCATGAATTCAGGTGGAAGATATATTGTATCTCTCTGTATTGGACTGGCATCAGCCCTTTTAGGCTGGTCAGTTCTTGAACTTATCCTCTCACTGCAGAACTATTTTCCCGGTTATACAATGCTGCTCCTGGCAACAGGCGGATTGACGGGGGCCTGTATGACGGCAGTCATGGCGTCAATAGAAGGAATCCTTCATAAAAATACTGTAAAAATTCATAAGGAGTGGACCCTGGGATTTATCTGGGGTCTGGCAGGCGGAATGCTTGGTGCAATGGGAGGTCAAATACTGTTTAATATGATCTTACCGGATAACCTGATGCCTGAATCCTATATCTATCCCTATTATGCGGCTCGAATCGTCAGTTGGGCGTTTCTGGGAGCCTTTATTGGAACTGCAGAAGGCATTCGCTCCCGGTCAAGTCAAAAAATAACAGCCGGTTTAATCAGCGGTATTCTTGCAGGGCTCATCGGCGGATCCATAGTTGAAACAGCTATGCTGCTCTTTCCCCAGGATAGTTGGTTGAAACTTCCGGGTTTCATGATCATGGGAATCGGAACGGCTGTTCTCACAATATTTATTGAAGAAAAGACGTCCCCCGGTGTGTTCCGTGTGCTCAACGGTTCCTCTAAGGGAAGAAAATATCTGCTGAATCAGCGGAAGATCACCCTGGGAAGCCGGCACATCTGCGATATAACCCTGCAGGGAGACGAAAAAATCCCCCCTCTGGCAGTGATACTCAAAAGAAAAGGAAAAGAACTTGTTTTAGAAAGCAATGGTGGATTTCCAATCTTTATCAACGATGAAGGAAAACACAAAGCCATTCTTAAATATGAAGATGTCATTAAGATAGGAAATTTGAAATTCCTTTATGAGGTAAATTCATGAACAAAAAGTCATTCTTTCATTTAATAGTCCTGGGACTTGTATTTTCCCTCTCCCCTCTGGTTTCTCAGGAAAATATTTCCATAACTGGTGTAGATACCAGTGCCATTCTTAAAAATGGTTTAATACAGCTGTATGTTTCTTTTTCTGATGAAATCCCGGAAGAGAGCATCCCGGAAAAAGAAGATTTTCTTTTGGATGAATTTGACCCTCTCAATAAAGAATGGAAGGGAATTGAAATTCAGGATGTTCAATACAACGGATTCAAGCAGGAGGAAATTTCATTTATTATCCTCATCGATAATTCGGGCAGTATGTACGATACACTCTCAGGTCAACCTACAAAACAGAAAGATTCTCAGAGGATATTCTTTGTATTGAAGGCTCTTCAGGATCTCTTCTCATCAACAAGAGAGTATAAAGACTCCCTTGCCTTGTACACTTTCAATACGAATATTGAAAAAATCAGTCCCTTTACATCCGATAGAAATCAATTGCTTTCAGGACTCTCTGGAATCAGTCAACCGACCCCTGAAAATGCCTATACCGAACTTTACAGAGCGATGAAGATTGCTGCAGACGATCTAAGCAGAAGATCAGGTAGAAAAGTTTTGATCCTGCTGAGCGACGGTGA
The window above is part of the Oceanispirochaeta sp. genome. Proteins encoded here:
- a CDS encoding GDSL-type esterase/lipase family protein; this translates as MIIIFPLLFMITVTLFANPSAELSSIRIACVGDSLTYGYALPFRSYNSYPAQLGRRLSHPYEVMNFGINGACATWGDDFYLNNSYEEILNWDPQIIVIMLGSNDTKKNNWISSNAYILGLENIIETIRTPGDSVILMTPPPCGLNAFGIHDTPIRTVLIPALESYSDNAGYPLVDIYSEFGKGERIFLDNIHLNRHAYWRVAGLLMVYIEKEMEKMDLVSQVR
- a CDS encoding serine/threonine-protein kinase, with the translated sequence MIRTPSKIGKYEIEGKIAEGGMGAVFKGTHPTLDRPVVLKKLMMSTNEHLIERFRREAKIMMEFSNENIVRVYDHFKNASAYYIVQELVDGKSVDLILKKERYLRYDEALYIFYYACKALDYAHKNQVVHRDIKPANILVSKSGEIKLVDFGIAQSDEEEESLTKEGMALGTPSYMAPEQYDDSRNVTFKADIYSLGIMLYEMVTGKKPYPGKMNPDTMMKIQKGKFTAPRRVNPTLPPGIDWYIKKCIQAKPEKRAASVAILLIKLEKWFQAADIDRIRKDLIGIVNDQERAAFKPVKKRSPVKWIGLLILLIIIAAGGYTLYRMGIHTRTLYAADYGGFKLSQQIKDPQNPIESYRMETTVFHDDRGRISDERVKTVYYKAERVLEDGSFMIESPDIILKPGSYWLKSLINEKVYWQNIFIPPFSNSGFLLKPAPVSTIVLNWPTPKPKPLTVKIDVRSRDDGSDLNQKAALTVEINNQFIPIEKMKQKLLTGKNYNFKVEADGYYPQIYDLGIKVHQDHLILNPQLVPIEGYIRLQSSQNPSESVSILINGKTMVQPGGLSSEMIHSSDLTKLKKIPLNPGLYSFEFIAGKIHKSIDLTIRSEEETVLTLEVITEKNRIRELKLKE
- a CDS encoding metallophosphoesterase, which translates into the protein MIPTNHQQLLSELSRIANAQTPDHLPLVSAHLDLAQSALDKQSPLIRPCDKEGKGGGLLFLNTDIPLLILPDLHARKDFLLALLQTSLERGGTVLEGLQDKSIQILCVGDGFHAEKRAYKRWLRSLEEYKGYYRKHKYMDQEMSESLGLMQMVMLLKSFFPDHFFFLKGNHENILNEEGRGNHPFGKFVYEGEMVRSWTEKFMGEAFLNAYSEFEHSLAFMALGKSLIVSHAEPQEYYSPEEIIGIHESDRIKLGLTWTANDQAPEDSVPSILDDYSERFNRDFTHYIGGHRTINSLYNLRASGKFIQIHNPLKRIVLFTDQRETFDPVINITDLDTIRSLPL
- a CDS encoding CobD/CbiB family cobalamin biosynthesis protein, coding for MPEIILVSAFLLDLILGEPPTQFHPTVWMGSYIQWFWKICPKGSKRIEFLWGTLLILSGVFLFAGFMILLSSVFSSYSLLFVFLSVPLLIASCSVRALLISGYHIKKELENGNLVEARKLTSYHLVSRNTETLTEEEICSCVIESLSENITDSFSSPILYFLLFGLPGSWAYRLVNTSDSMIAYRNGEFE
- a CDS encoding bifunctional diguanylate cyclase/phosphodiesterase, which produces MHNKTDGQNLKKLQNLNAPELVSLVTTLEEERESLISQVGELAMELKNLKKQNSDLHRRVVINHKTGLPNHVKANEDINKLLDNRLEQDDMSPIAFILVKLNENFEAINKALKPTISEWVLYQIGVRLTELSGLENIVYHTREDEFLIVYQNIRDESRLHMFLQLLNEELKRPHIFSGYNISMDSSCGISLFPKHGLERNTLLHNSDIALSYAFKQHFSYTIFTEEISNLVIQKMELQNSIIKALEKQAIKELDKQFYLNYQPIITIEVNTKSFTVVDVKAESLIRWNHPEKGSIKPDDFIPLAEETGLIIPLGNWVLFRAARQLQNWHNRNFNDIQISVNVSPRQFYNPELVETFKRMIETYDIDPADLKIELTENSLIDNPVNAISKLNQLREAGFHISLDDFGTGYSSLNYLKDLPVDTVKIDKSFVDKVHNSSLDQSILKGILYFIRELNLDLIVEGVETLEQLKSLIEMGCRTFQGYYFSSALSEDDFINYRQKILGKKFNVRSSNLTD
- a CDS encoding FHA domain-containing protein, yielding MNSGGRYIVSLCIGLASALLGWSVLELILSLQNYFPGYTMLLLATGGLTGACMTAVMASIEGILHKNTVKIHKEWTLGFIWGLAGGMLGAMGGQILFNMILPDNLMPESYIYPYYAARIVSWAFLGAFIGTAEGIRSRSSQKITAGLISGILAGLIGGSIVETAMLLFPQDSWLKLPGFMIMGIGTAVLTIFIEEKTSPGVFRVLNGSSKGRKYLLNQRKITLGSRHICDITLQGDEKIPPLAVILKRKGKELVLESNGGFPIFINDEGKHKAILKYEDVIKIGNLKFLYEVNS